A stretch of Vigna angularis cultivar LongXiaoDou No.4 chromosome 4, ASM1680809v1, whole genome shotgun sequence DNA encodes these proteins:
- the LOC128196225 gene encoding uncharacterized protein LOC128196225 — MHATLYNQKSTNVAIRNLEMQVGQIAKKLEEIPIKSFGANTEVNPKEECKAIKALPPKVKDLGSFTIPYTITSHKIREALIDLGSSINLMALSVLEKIGGLKVKPARMTLFMADGSTKRPYGVVEDVMVQTDNLKFLVDFVVMEMEEDFEIPIILGRPFMKTTKVIINVDDGTITLKDKEQEVTFNVFNAEQQI; from the exons ATGCATGCAACTCTCTATAATCAGAAAAGCACTAATGTTGCTATTAGAAATCTGGAGATGCAGGTTGGTCAAATAgccaagaagttggaagagatACCTATCAaaagttttggggctaatactgaagttaaccccaaGGAAGAATGCAAGGCTATT AAGGCACTTCCTCCTAAGGTTAAAGATctaggaagcttcactattccttACACTATCACGAGCCATAAAATAAGggaagccctaattgatttagggtctaGTATCAATTTAATGGCCTTATCTGttcttgaaaagattggtggtcttaaAGTCAAGCCTGCAAGGATGACTCTGTTTATGGCGGATGGATCCACCAAAAGGCCCTATGGTGTGGTGGAAGATGTGATGGTTCAAACTGACAACCTCAAATTCCTTGTGGACTTTGTagtaatggagatggaggaagatttTGAGATCCCTATaattcttggaaggccattcatgaaaacGACCAAGGTGATCatcaatgttgatgatggaactatAACACTTAAAGACAAAGAACAGGAGGTGACTTTCAATGTCTTCAATGCTGAGCAGCAAATCTAG